The proteins below come from a single Afipia felis ATCC 53690 genomic window:
- a CDS encoding DUF1674 domain-containing protein: MAKADVADAPKTESAAETPARRPLPPAAQRALAEAEARRAVAKENNPEHDSSAPKEVNGPKGPEPTRYGDWEIKGIASDF; the protein is encoded by the coding sequence ATGGCGAAAGCTGATGTGGCGGATGCGCCGAAGACAGAAAGCGCGGCTGAGACGCCGGCGCGCCGACCGCTGCCTCCCGCGGCCCAGCGTGCGCTCGCCGAAGCAGAAGCCCGGCGTGCGGTGGCCAAGGAAAATAACCCTGAGCATGATTCCAGCGCTCCGAAAGAGGTCAACGGGCCGAAAGGCCCTGAGCCGACCCGCTATGGAGATTGGGAAATCAAGGGGATAGCATCTGATTTCTGA
- a CDS encoding thermonuclease family protein encodes MATRSARRRDRIWAGTLLALMFSAGLVAGVWLPHRGFNTSSDNTERAERDRLVEASRSGDAGVRQSAQVLYVIDGDTFEARVHLWQGLDITTRVRLRGVDAPELKAQCLEESRMAQAARTALVQLLAEGGVTILMEWIIEPIMASL; translated from the coding sequence ATGGCAACCCGGTCCGCGCGGCGCCGCGACCGCATATGGGCCGGCACGCTGCTCGCGCTGATGTTCAGTGCGGGTCTCGTTGCGGGCGTATGGCTGCCGCATCGCGGGTTCAATACGTCCTCGGACAATACTGAGCGGGCGGAACGCGATCGGCTTGTGGAAGCCTCGCGCAGCGGCGATGCAGGCGTCCGTCAATCCGCGCAGGTTCTCTATGTGATCGATGGCGATACCTTCGAGGCGCGCGTGCATCTGTGGCAGGGACTCGACATCACCACACGTGTGCGATTGCGCGGCGTCGATGCGCCGGAACTCAAAGCGCAATGTCTTGAGGAATCACGCATGGCGCAGGCAGCGCGCACGGCACTTGTTCAATTGCTCGCCGAGGGCGGTGTCACGATCTTAATGGAATGGATAATTGAGCCCATCATGGCCTCGCTTTGA